One window from the genome of Streptomyces cadmiisoli encodes:
- a CDS encoding DUF4241 domain-containing protein — MVVEVGYAQAWDLESCAPWQPMSAEEARERDATGFPYVVVYRESGRKAPLEVRLVSWRDHYVGLWVYDAQGRRTYDLDMRLLDDPSRLLRRYSVSWYYTGPEMAEFDKACPRIIVDLFPDGRGQRTVERQGQGGGSYVTSPGLRDDERWLDRPAFGEWPLLSAQVHGLIEPLAFEPAEVAEAAEPGDGGAPATCWRPPRPAQPGPINELFRPGVRVTDGYHPEMTVVEPRRVGTLRVPSGLLAVSGPDIDHGDGPRITVAVPPGEYVLDEARVRYSYQCEWRDAEVTTTEPTAVRLLVSETPAATWEMALGPDDDPRLFIEQQTAGFDTDGATGCFADAGSWDPLIALFERGLIRGESDLDGYEDIDDGSMFLQRTWDEASGGELMSFATTGDGTYPVWVGRSEAGEVIGVVVLVEGMPELLPERDGTPTDAAV, encoded by the coding sequence ATGGTCGTCGAGGTGGGGTACGCGCAGGCGTGGGACCTGGAGTCTTGTGCGCCCTGGCAGCCGATGTCCGCCGAGGAGGCCCGGGAGCGGGATGCCACCGGGTTTCCGTACGTGGTGGTGTACCGGGAGTCGGGTCGGAAGGCCCCGCTGGAAGTCCGGCTGGTGTCCTGGCGGGACCACTACGTCGGGCTGTGGGTCTACGACGCCCAAGGTCGCCGCACCTACGATCTGGACATGCGGCTGCTGGACGACCCGTCGCGGCTGCTGCGCCGATACTCCGTCAGCTGGTACTACACAGGCCCAGAGATGGCGGAGTTCGACAAGGCGTGCCCACGCATCATCGTGGACCTCTTCCCCGACGGGAGGGGGCAACGGACGGTGGAGCGGCAGGGGCAGGGCGGGGGCTCCTACGTCACCTCGCCCGGACTCCGGGACGACGAGCGCTGGCTGGACCGCCCCGCCTTCGGGGAGTGGCCGCTGCTCTCGGCCCAGGTACACGGGCTCATTGAGCCGCTGGCCTTCGAGCCGGCCGAGGTGGCCGAGGCAGCCGAGCCTGGTGACGGAGGCGCCCCCGCTACCTGCTGGCGTCCGCCGCGCCCCGCGCAGCCCGGGCCGATCAACGAGTTGTTCCGGCCCGGGGTGCGTGTGACCGACGGGTACCACCCCGAGATGACCGTCGTGGAGCCGCGCCGGGTCGGCACACTGCGCGTACCCAGCGGACTGCTGGCCGTCTCCGGCCCGGACATCGACCACGGCGACGGGCCGCGCATTACGGTCGCTGTCCCGCCCGGGGAGTACGTACTCGACGAAGCGCGGGTCCGCTACAGCTACCAGTGCGAATGGCGGGACGCCGAGGTCACGACCACGGAACCCACGGCCGTCCGCCTGCTCGTCAGCGAGACCCCCGCAGCGACCTGGGAGATGGCCCTCGGTCCGGACGACGATCCCCGGCTGTTCATCGAGCAGCAGACAGCCGGCTTCGACACCGACGGTGCCACTGGCTGCTTCGCCGACGCCGGGTCCTGGGATCCGCTCATCGCGCTCTTCGAGCGGGGGCTGATCCGGGGGGAGTCGGACCTGGACGGGTACGAGGACATCGACGACGGTTCCATGTTCCTGCAGCGCACCTGGGACGAGGCTTCCGGCGGCGAGCTCATGTCCTTCGCGACGACTGGGGACGGTACCTACCCGGTGTGGGTCGGCCGTTCCGAGGCCGGTGAGGTCATCGGCGTCGTGGTGCTGGTGGAGGGGATGCCCGAGCTGCTCCCGGAGCGGGACGGAACCCCCACCGATGCGGCTGTGTAG
- a CDS encoding helix-turn-helix transcriptional regulator, producing the protein MSAAERLVDTAQIVSEFSTSKPRISEWSNNPDSGFPPVAHTEGRKRFWRHDQVAQFFAQRAPKKRALPAAVLDADPNELLTKREVAQLLGYTRTSTIDAYVRDRPGYFPEPNENTDGPMWRRGTVVAWAGNRPGKGRRSSAPGPALPPVSADGDPDELLGTAEVASLFGYSSTASFSSALYQGRIPELPEPDLLEKQEGSRGGPRKKWRRATAVAAARRRGVLPATGHDDNEDLVGAAEAARILGYKDADSLLSALGHGLLPDLRQPDAFHHRRGSAGRPRQQHWKRSRIEELAARRNPTP; encoded by the coding sequence ATGTCTGCCGCCGAGCGGCTCGTTGACACCGCGCAGATCGTGTCCGAGTTCAGCACCAGCAAGCCCCGGATCAGCGAGTGGAGCAACAACCCGGACAGCGGTTTCCCACCGGTCGCACACACCGAGGGCCGCAAACGCTTCTGGCGGCACGACCAGGTCGCACAGTTCTTCGCGCAGCGCGCCCCGAAGAAGCGCGCGCTGCCGGCCGCGGTACTCGACGCCGACCCGAACGAGCTGCTGACCAAGCGGGAGGTGGCCCAGCTTCTGGGCTACACCCGCACGTCCACCATCGACGCCTACGTCCGCGACCGGCCCGGATACTTCCCCGAACCGAACGAGAACACCGACGGCCCGATGTGGCGGCGCGGCACCGTCGTCGCCTGGGCCGGCAACCGGCCCGGCAAAGGCCGGCGCAGCTCCGCTCCGGGCCCGGCGCTGCCCCCGGTGTCCGCGGACGGTGACCCCGACGAGCTGCTCGGTACCGCCGAAGTCGCGAGCCTGTTCGGCTACAGCAGCACCGCATCCTTCTCCAGCGCCCTCTACCAGGGACGCATCCCCGAACTTCCCGAGCCCGACCTCCTCGAAAAACAAGAGGGCAGCCGGGGCGGACCCCGCAAGAAGTGGCGCCGGGCCACCGCCGTCGCCGCCGCCCGCCGACGCGGAGTCCTGCCCGCCACCGGACACGACGACAACGAGGACCTGGTCGGCGCCGCCGAAGCAGCCCGCATCCTCGGATACAAGGACGCCGACAGCCTCCTCAGCGCCCTCGGACACGGACTTCTGCCCGACCTCCGGCAACCCGACGCATTCCACCACCGCCGCGGCAGCGCCGGACGACCCCGCCAACAGCACTGGAAACGCTCCCGCATCGAAGAACTCGCCGCCCGCCGCAACCCGACACCCTGA
- a CDS encoding DUF4328 domain-containing protein has protein sequence MTSLLVAFGPPDVVIDDPPDAVVNTLLGGPMQLLLSALTVAVGALVALGVLVAAHAVCAALFLARFYRAGVNAALLDPAGRRFRQRWALVGWLLPVVHLWLPKAVANDIWRASTPSSTGPGARRLWPGILHAWWALWVLCQFCAAGAWLTGGTGWFLSAEVSFICSALLAVLVVLRLTSLQSRRLRYPD, from the coding sequence GTGACGTCCCTCCTCGTCGCGTTCGGCCCGCCGGACGTGGTGATCGACGATCCGCCGGATGCCGTGGTGAACACGTTGCTCGGCGGCCCGATGCAGCTCCTCCTCTCCGCACTCACGGTCGCCGTCGGGGCCCTGGTCGCGCTGGGAGTCCTCGTCGCAGCGCATGCCGTCTGCGCCGCCCTGTTCCTGGCCCGGTTCTACCGCGCGGGCGTCAACGCCGCGCTCCTCGATCCCGCGGGCCGGCGTTTCCGCCAACGCTGGGCGCTGGTCGGATGGCTGCTGCCCGTCGTGCATCTGTGGCTGCCGAAGGCCGTCGCCAACGACATCTGGCGTGCGAGCACACCCAGCAGTACCGGACCGGGGGCCCGACGGCTGTGGCCGGGCATCCTCCACGCCTGGTGGGCACTGTGGGTGCTCTGCCAGTTCTGCGCTGCCGGCGCCTGGCTGACCGGCGGAACGGGGTGGTTCCTGTCCGCCGAGGTCTCGTTCATCTGCTCCGCGCTGCTCGCGGTCCTCGTCGTCCTCCGGCTCACCTCGCTTCAATCGCGCCGGCTGCGCTACCCAGACTGA